A window of Aerococcus urinae contains these coding sequences:
- a CDS encoding DUF1189 family protein gives MKTLRLFFDSIFRFKDTLVAFYMTLKHKLVYVLLLSLVMTLPAIQPSYQLLHTVRGNGASIIQSIPDFTIENNQLVSEKDQAFINKTDFLNYVYNPKDQISQEDLKKIDSSALTIYTNPKNITFSFMGQQQSFPYADFSTDLDSQGQKQIIQSLTQFQPWVYLLVFLGIFLFNSLQVSLLALVIALFMAPMAITRKLQLTLGKRYNFALTAMTFPLVLIQLVHLFGYQVTFSFYIILFTALVRIWAFTKQIKVVKIDPKQWDANKDQVKNDKNLVNLDRQEEETKRGQKDDPDHSNKNDD, from the coding sequence TTGAAAACCTTACGTTTATTCTTTGATAGTATCTTTCGCTTTAAAGATACACTTGTGGCTTTTTATATGACTTTGAAGCATAAATTAGTCTACGTTTTATTATTGAGCCTAGTGATGACCCTACCGGCTATCCAACCCAGCTACCAGCTACTTCATACGGTGAGAGGCAATGGGGCCAGCATTATCCAATCCATACCCGATTTTACAATTGAAAATAACCAACTAGTCAGTGAAAAGGACCAGGCCTTTATCAATAAGACTGATTTCTTAAACTATGTCTATAACCCCAAGGACCAAATCAGTCAAGAAGACCTTAAAAAAATCGATTCATCAGCCCTAACCATTTATACCAACCCGAAAAATATCACATTCTCCTTTATGGGTCAGCAACAAAGCTTTCCTTATGCTGACTTTAGCACGGACTTAGATAGCCAAGGGCAAAAGCAAATCATCCAAAGCCTGACACAATTCCAACCTTGGGTCTATCTCTTAGTCTTTTTAGGGATTTTTCTATTTAATAGCTTACAGGTAAGTCTATTAGCCCTAGTAATTGCCTTATTTATGGCACCCATGGCCATTACCCGTAAATTGCAATTGACCCTCGGCAAGCGCTATAATTTTGCCTTAACGGCCATGACCTTCCCTCTAGTCCTTATCCAATTGGTTCATCTCTTTGGCTACCAGGTGACCTTTTCCTTTTACATCATCCTCTTTACTGCATTAGTTCGCATCTGGGCCTTTACCAAACAGATTAAAGTGGTAAAGATTGACCCTAAGCAATGGGACGCCAACAAAGATCAAGTGAAAAACGATAAGAACTTGGTAAACTTAGACAGACAAGAAGAAGAGACTAAGCGAGGCCAAAAAGATGACCCTGACCATTCTAATAAAAATGATGACTAA
- a CDS encoding class I SAM-dependent methyltransferase, with protein sequence MKSMALFDDLAGNYDSWYQGEVGAFVDQIEAKLAFSLVNVHPGMSVLDAGCGTGNYSVRLAQAGAQVQAIDISSQMLKEAKRKAEALDLPITFQKMDMNHLDFPRERFDLIFSMTAIEFIEDLEAFIASCFDLLKPGGYLLIGSITQSGDWGQYYQEKKDSIYNYAHFRDSQDFIKYYPKQVLGYREGLYLPVHPDVDLDLASQEAKYAKSASPSFTCVLWQKAGEK encoded by the coding sequence GTGAAGTCAATGGCCTTATTTGATGATCTAGCAGGAAATTATGATAGCTGGTACCAAGGGGAAGTCGGGGCTTTTGTCGATCAGATTGAAGCAAAACTGGCTTTTTCATTAGTTAATGTTCATCCAGGCATGTCGGTCTTAGATGCAGGTTGCGGCACAGGCAATTATAGCGTCCGCCTGGCTCAAGCGGGGGCTCAAGTGCAAGCGATCGATATCTCTAGCCAAATGTTAAAAGAAGCAAAAAGGAAAGCGGAGGCGCTGGACCTGCCCATTACCTTTCAAAAAATGGATATGAATCACCTAGATTTCCCCAGGGAGAGGTTTGATCTGATTTTTTCCATGACCGCTATTGAATTTATTGAGGATTTAGAAGCCTTTATTGCTTCATGCTTTGACTTATTAAAGCCGGGTGGCTATCTTTTAATCGGTTCCATTACTCAGTCTGGAGACTGGGGGCAATACTATCAAGAGAAAAAAGACTCCATTTATAATTATGCCCATTTCCGAGATAGCCAAGACTTTATAAAATATTACCCTAAGCAGGTGCTTGGCTACCGCGAAGGCTTATATCTCCCTGTTCACCCTGATGTTGACCTTGATTTAGCCAGTCAGGAAGCCAAGTATGCTAAATCCGCCAGCCCCAGTTTCACCTGTGTGCTCTGGCAAAAAGCTGGTGAGAAATAA
- a CDS encoding YfhO family protein gives MKNFSKMNAVKRSLLLAAGLPVLILVFIYLFQGIFPFGNQTILTVDLGQQYIDFFQYYRETLLGNWQQIFYSFQKGMGGEMVGTWTYYLMSPFNLLLLLFPQKALPIACVCLVLAKSAAASTSFLWLLYKNYGDHGPLTISFACFYSLMGYFSANQLNIMWLDGLVFLPLIILGILDLIHHKRSTYYIISLALLLIANYYIGYMVCLFAVPFFLYELFGAQFTKKTKQARFSLKQYFTIGLRFILSSLAAAGLAAFTLIPTYFALAQSKGSYQELHFDWSFAYPLWQVISKLVVGPFNFDQMPEGLPNLFVPSLAILAALVFFLQKRFSWQEKLMSFLVLAFLLLSMNVKALNLIWHGFQYPIWYPYRFSFVFSFFLLYLAYRTLRQVEPLGNQPAIVTLCLVGLSTLTLALHYQDFSYISPNTLLFSTIAFVFSFFGLYYLSHSSKKMAPLLLLSALALIESMTNTALTLNSISYLNYDSYAQYLEVSQPLLTRLQDDSGEDFYRIAKTFQRTKNDPMQLSYYGLDHFNSTIERSTTELFKALGQPTTTGSVNYSNGSLVTDSLFNVRYLINSQVQSQKEVEDKAYERRLVSHRPDFNHYPLVDQVQGFSVFKNPYALSLGFLVDEAISQMDLKPDQPIDNQDKLLAYLNDQDSRATKDSYLDFFRVRDFKRMDLTNLESDDPSRINTSYHKTNLESKSFIDFTLKIDSKQAYYLTVPGDLSEEDVTYYLDGKKLNYDKSYNSTQVFNIANQSSPGERIFTIEVKADNINLSQLNLYSLANQTFDQVINSVADKKLHIDHFADNHIKGSFEGKAHDQALLLTIPYNEGWRAQVNGKKVNLEPVLDRSMMVIKEIPQGENQLELRFRPQGLSLGVAISLAHVLVLWSLYRSKRK, from the coding sequence ATGAAGAATTTTTCCAAAATGAATGCAGTTAAACGGTCGCTCTTATTAGCGGCAGGCCTCCCAGTTTTAATCCTGGTCTTTATTTACCTGTTTCAGGGTATCTTTCCCTTTGGCAATCAGACGATTTTAACTGTGGACTTAGGCCAGCAATATATTGATTTCTTCCAATATTACCGGGAGACCCTGCTAGGCAATTGGCAGCAAATCTTCTACTCTTTCCAAAAGGGAATGGGAGGAGAGATGGTAGGAACTTGGACTTATTATTTAATGAGTCCCTTTAACCTCCTACTCCTCCTCTTTCCCCAAAAAGCCCTCCCCATAGCCTGTGTCTGCCTGGTCCTAGCCAAGAGCGCTGCTGCTAGTACCAGTTTTCTCTGGCTACTTTACAAAAATTATGGCGACCACGGCCCCTTGACCATCAGCTTTGCCTGTTTCTATAGTTTAATGGGCTATTTTTCCGCTAACCAACTCAATATCATGTGGTTAGATGGCCTGGTTTTTTTGCCTTTAATCATCCTAGGCATCCTAGACCTTATCCACCACAAAAGGAGCACTTATTATATCATTAGCCTGGCTCTCTTATTGATAGCCAATTATTATATCGGTTATATGGTTTGTCTTTTTGCTGTGCCCTTCTTTCTTTATGAACTCTTTGGCGCCCAATTTACCAAGAAGACTAAACAAGCGAGATTCTCATTAAAGCAATATTTTACTATAGGACTGCGCTTTATTTTGTCCTCTTTGGCAGCAGCCGGACTAGCGGCTTTCACCCTTATTCCGACCTACTTTGCCCTGGCTCAAAGTAAAGGCAGCTACCAAGAGCTTCATTTTGACTGGTCCTTTGCCTATCCACTCTGGCAGGTTATCAGCAAACTGGTGGTCGGTCCCTTTAACTTCGACCAAATGCCGGAGGGTTTACCTAATCTCTTTGTCCCTTCCCTGGCTATTTTAGCGGCCCTGGTGTTTTTTCTGCAAAAGCGGTTCAGCTGGCAGGAAAAACTGATGAGCTTTTTGGTCTTAGCTTTCTTACTCTTATCCATGAATGTTAAAGCCCTAAATTTAATTTGGCATGGTTTTCAGTATCCCATCTGGTACCCCTACCGTTTTTCTTTTGTCTTTTCCTTTTTCCTCCTTTACCTAGCTTATCGGACTTTAAGGCAAGTAGAGCCTCTAGGCAATCAGCCAGCCATTGTGACCCTGTGCCTGGTTGGATTATCCACCCTAACCTTGGCCTTACACTACCAAGATTTTTCTTATATTAGTCCTAATACCCTACTTTTCTCAACGATAGCTTTTGTGTTTAGTTTTTTTGGCCTTTACTATCTCAGTCATTCCAGTAAGAAAATGGCTCCCTTGCTACTCTTGTCTGCCTTGGCTTTGATTGAGAGCATGACCAATACTGCTTTAACCTTAAACTCTATTTCTTACCTTAACTATGACAGCTATGCCCAGTATTTAGAAGTCAGTCAACCGCTTTTAACTCGTTTGCAGGACGATTCCGGCGAGGATTTCTACCGCATTGCTAAGACCTTTCAACGGACTAAAAATGACCCCATGCAATTGTCCTACTATGGATTAGACCATTTTAATTCAACCATTGAAAGATCGACCACCGAACTTTTTAAAGCTTTGGGCCAACCGACAACCACTGGTTCAGTCAATTACTCGAATGGCAGCCTGGTCACCGATAGCCTCTTTAATGTCAGATATCTGATCAATAGCCAAGTCCAAAGCCAAAAAGAGGTCGAAGATAAGGCCTATGAGCGCCGCTTAGTTAGCCATCGCCCCGATTTTAACCATTATCCTTTAGTTGACCAGGTCCAAGGTTTTTCGGTTTTTAAGAACCCTTACGCCCTGTCGCTCGGCTTTCTGGTCGATGAAGCCATCAGTCAAATGGACTTGAAGCCTGACCAACCGATCGATAACCAAGATAAACTCTTGGCCTATCTCAATGATCAAGACAGTCGAGCTACTAAGGACAGCTATCTGGATTTCTTCCGGGTCAGGGACTTTAAGCGCATGGATTTAACTAATCTAGAAAGTGATGACCCCAGTCGGATTAATACCAGCTACCATAAGACGAACCTAGAAAGTAAAAGTTTTATCGACTTTACTCTAAAGATTGATAGCAAGCAAGCCTACTACTTGACTGTACCAGGGGATTTATCGGAGGAGGATGTGACTTATTACTTGGATGGCAAAAAGCTAAATTATGATAAAAGTTACAATTCCACCCAAGTCTTTAATATCGCCAACCAATCCAGCCCGGGGGAAAGAATTTTTACCATCGAGGTAAAAGCGGATAATATCAACCTTTCCCAGCTCAACCTCTATTCCTTAGCTAACCAAACTTTCGACCAAGTGATAAATAGCGTGGCGGATAAAAAACTACATATTGACCACTTTGCTGATAACCACATCAAAGGAAGCTTTGAAGGCAAAGCGCATGACCAAGCTCTCCTCCTTACCATCCCCTATAATGAAGGCTGGCGGGCCCAGGTCAATGGTAAAAAAGTCAATTTGGAACCGGTTTTAGACCGGAGTATGATGGTCATTAAAGAAATCCCTCAAGGAGAAAATCAATTAGAACTCCGTTTTCGTCCCCAGGGATTATCCTTAGGTGTGGCTATTTCCTTAGCCCATGTCCTTGTTTTGTGGTCGCTTTACCGAAGCAAACGGAAATAA
- a CDS encoding penicillin-binding transpeptidase domain-containing protein, whose amino-acid sequence MALNDDKKKKVGEGMSHDFDKSAKHKGREKQAQVNSKTLRRKSPHWHNYLNRLNILLYIVFILFALLIFRLGYLQVVNGQAFQELVHMTEKNMSEESVPRGYIVDRNHKMLVDNEGLQAINYTRGPNVTGEDMAKTARKLASFIHLDTGEVTERDRKDYWIASNQDRLNERMSEEDLRLRDSELYEKQLSYVSEEDINFSGDDLEAVLIYKRMNGAYALTPTLIKNKDVSNEEIALVSEHSNEMPGVNTTMDWRREYPQKDLLRSVIGSVTSEEEGLPSDKAEYYLAQGYARNDRVGKSYLEAMHEDTLHGAKTKYETEINQRGEVVRTDKAYPGSMGNTVQLTIDTDFQKKIEEILEGYLHGSSTGKNNSIYVVASDPNNGEILAMAGKYRNEHGEIIDDALGTINSSFTMGSTVKGATVGAGYHYGVLKPGQENIFIDQPLYFTGTPRKASWWAAHNTSPVPINDVMALARSSNVYMIRTAMAIGGLPNYEAGMSLAGLDPETGNKLRNFYHQFGLGSSTGIDLQNEVTGLEGEGGNPGNYIDLAFGQYDTYTPMQLNQYVATIANGGKRYASHVLKQVLRENGEHESDTPQVVYQNQPKLLNAVQLSPEELGRIQQGFWSAANHPQGLSYNEFRGFPVTIAAKTGTAETGTEGIINSTFVSYAPYEQPKIALSVVIPEISASAFDKTAEVVGHKVLDAYYHKK is encoded by the coding sequence TTGGCACTTAATGACGATAAGAAAAAGAAAGTAGGTGAAGGCATGTCGCATGACTTTGATAAGTCAGCTAAGCACAAGGGGAGAGAAAAACAAGCCCAAGTTAATTCCAAAACTTTACGGCGGAAATCGCCCCATTGGCATAATTACTTGAATCGGCTAAACATTTTACTTTATATTGTATTTATTTTATTTGCTCTGCTTATCTTCCGCTTAGGCTACTTACAGGTTGTTAATGGTCAAGCCTTCCAAGAACTGGTCCATATGACTGAAAAGAATATGTCTGAAGAAAGTGTTCCTAGAGGTTATATTGTGGACCGTAACCATAAGATGTTGGTGGATAACGAGGGACTCCAAGCCATTAATTACACCCGAGGCCCCAATGTCACGGGGGAAGATATGGCCAAGACTGCCCGGAAATTAGCCAGTTTTATTCATTTGGATACTGGGGAAGTCACAGAGCGAGACCGAAAGGATTATTGGATTGCCAGCAATCAAGACCGCTTAAATGAGCGGATGTCAGAAGAAGACTTGCGGCTAAGGGATAGTGAACTGTACGAGAAGCAATTATCCTATGTCTCTGAAGAGGATATCAATTTTTCTGGGGATGATCTCGAAGCGGTTCTGATTTATAAGCGCATGAATGGGGCCTACGCCCTCACACCAACCTTGATTAAAAACAAGGATGTCTCCAATGAAGAAATTGCCCTGGTCAGTGAGCATAGTAATGAAATGCCTGGGGTCAATACCACCATGGATTGGCGTAGAGAATATCCACAAAAAGACTTACTCCGCTCAGTAATCGGTAGCGTGACTTCTGAAGAAGAGGGACTGCCGAGTGATAAGGCTGAATACTACCTGGCCCAAGGTTATGCCCGCAATGACCGGGTCGGTAAGTCTTACTTGGAAGCCATGCATGAAGATACCCTGCATGGTGCCAAGACCAAGTACGAAACTGAAATTAACCAAAGAGGCGAGGTCGTGAGAACCGACAAGGCTTATCCTGGCTCGATGGGCAATACCGTTCAACTGACCATTGATACTGATTTTCAAAAGAAAATTGAAGAAATTTTGGAGGGCTACCTGCACGGCTCAAGTACCGGTAAAAATAATTCCATCTATGTGGTAGCCAGTGACCCTAATAATGGGGAGATCCTGGCCATGGCTGGTAAATACCGGAACGAACATGGCGAAATCATTGACGATGCCCTGGGAACCATTAATTCATCCTTTACCATGGGATCTACCGTCAAAGGAGCCACAGTTGGGGCCGGTTACCATTATGGCGTTTTAAAACCGGGGCAAGAAAATATCTTTATTGACCAACCGCTTTACTTTACTGGGACACCAAGGAAGGCTTCCTGGTGGGCAGCCCACAATACTAGCCCCGTTCCTATTAATGATGTCATGGCTCTGGCAAGGTCTTCCAATGTCTATATGATCCGGACTGCCATGGCTATCGGGGGCTTACCCAATTATGAAGCAGGGATGTCCTTGGCTGGTTTAGATCCAGAAACGGGTAATAAGTTGCGTAATTTTTACCATCAATTTGGTTTAGGAAGCTCGACCGGCATTGACCTACAAAATGAAGTGACTGGTCTGGAAGGTGAAGGGGGTAACCCTGGTAACTATATTGACTTGGCTTTTGGTCAATATGATACCTATACGCCTATGCAATTGAACCAATATGTCGCAACTATCGCTAACGGTGGTAAACGCTATGCCAGCCATGTGCTTAAACAAGTGCTCAGAGAAAATGGTGAGCATGAGTCTGACACCCCTCAAGTGGTGTATCAAAACCAACCTAAATTGTTGAATGCCGTACAGTTAAGTCCAGAAGAACTGGGACGAATTCAACAAGGTTTCTGGTCAGCAGCCAACCATCCGCAAGGTCTCTCATATAATGAATTTAGAGGCTTCCCGGTGACTATTGCTGCTAAAACTGGTACGGCGGAAACAGGGACCGAAGGGATAATTAACTCAACCTTTGTTTCTTACGCGCCTTACGAACAACCTAAGATTGCCTTATCGGTAGTCATTCCAGAAATCAGTGCTTCGGCCTTTGATAAGACAGCAGAGGTTGTTGGTCACAAGGTCTTAGATGCCTATTACCATAAAAAATAA
- the rpmG gene encoding 50S ribosomal protein L33, which produces MRINILLENTELKGERIYLTEKNRRNNPDRIELKKYSPKLRKVCLFREVKK; this is translated from the coding sequence ATGCGTATTAACATTCTTTTAGAAAATACGGAACTTAAGGGCGAACGCATTTACTTAACAGAAAAAAATCGTCGTAACAACCCTGACCGTATTGAATTAAAAAAATATAGTCCAAAATTACGTAAAGTATGCTTATTTAGAGAAGTTAAAAAATAG
- a CDS encoding LuxE/PaaK family acyltransferase, which translates to MKKIIKHFIEHPEEKENFNDMALLLFEYLYKHNQDYQQFCQRRAVGIRQVRHWKDIPAVSTDAFKNAFLSATPHEQCSRIFMTSGTTTGISGKHYHKDLEIYDLSALLGFKQYVTDKSLPTAILFPNEEEMPNSSLAHYLEILKANGQPDSMHFITEKGLEVAALKEWLMAHQKQPVIILGASYSFVHLFEALSQGEVLPIHPDSLLFDTGGFKNFSKVYQLDTFYQKLLSVFPVRTNPVNMYGMTELSTEYYTQFAFDKVLLKRGPHWIKYKIIDPATGLEVEQGKPGLLVHIDLANINSVPAIQTGDLAIDHGCGFELLGRVKNGEPKGCSIAAKDWLEGHHD; encoded by the coding sequence ATGAAAAAGATTATTAAACATTTTATAGAGCATCCCGAAGAAAAAGAAAATTTTAATGATATGGCTCTACTTTTATTTGAATATTTATATAAACATAATCAAGATTATCAGCAATTCTGTCAAAGAAGAGCTGTAGGGATAAGACAAGTACGTCATTGGAAGGACATCCCGGCAGTGTCAACCGACGCCTTTAAAAATGCATTTCTGAGTGCAACACCACATGAACAATGTTCGCGTATATTTATGACAAGCGGGACGACGACAGGAATCAGTGGAAAACACTATCATAAAGATCTAGAAATTTATGATTTGTCTGCCTTGTTAGGTTTCAAGCAGTATGTCACTGATAAATCTTTACCTACGGCAATTCTTTTTCCTAATGAAGAAGAGATGCCTAATTCTTCACTGGCTCACTATTTAGAAATATTGAAGGCTAATGGTCAGCCGGATTCCATGCATTTTATCACTGAGAAAGGCCTAGAAGTCGCTGCTTTAAAAGAATGGCTAATGGCGCATCAAAAGCAACCAGTAATTATTTTAGGAGCTAGCTATAGTTTCGTCCACTTGTTTGAAGCCTTAAGCCAAGGAGAAGTGCTTCCGATCCATCCGGATAGTCTATTATTTGATACTGGGGGGTTCAAAAATTTCTCTAAGGTTTATCAGCTAGATACTTTTTATCAAAAGCTACTTTCGGTTTTTCCGGTAAGAACAAATCCGGTGAATATGTATGGTATGACAGAATTATCCACAGAATATTATACCCAGTTTGCTTTTGATAAAGTGCTATTAAAACGAGGGCCGCATTGGATAAAATATAAAATCATTGACCCCGCGACGGGTCTAGAGGTTGAGCAAGGGAAACCAGGTTTACTCGTTCATATTGATTTAGCAAATATTAATTCTGTCCCTGCTATTCAAACAGGAGACTTAGCCATTGACCATGGATGTGGTTTTGAGTTATTGGGACGGGTAAAAAATGGAGAGCCTAAGGGCTGCTCGATAGCAGCTAAAGATTGGTTAGAGGGTCACCATGATTAA
- a CDS encoding acyl-CoA reductase, with protein MININCGYLPPIVNDLAIENRELIFDSIRIQVPAPNVEQLKIMIERMKNDSSEISLTEIIAAIDKAILCLLDRQNSLRKKYEKILPIITGYDSEILRLALTKFLLNFRKHELRRWLAENFENPNILEEFVPRMHGGYSRAFAPQMCAHIWAGNVPALPLWSLVANLLVKGKLIGKVSSSEPSFIGLFCQLLIRIEPKLANKLAILSWQGGDEEREQTLIDSSDCVLAYGNNQTMAAIQAKLSPASHFISFGNKLSFGVIHHQVLNAEKVNHIVHEAAKAVVYYDQQGCYSPQIYFVEGGGQVSPREFALMLAGELRAYEKRYPLRKLSLEEAYLRSQWREKIEWQGGCEIFPAHPENWLVTYSQALTFSPSPLSRVIQVIAVDQWEDIDNLLVNKLSILQSVGVAAPTESLFKMANHWGKLGVTRVTSLSAMMQVHPAWNSDGYSLLRELVRIVDIDSASLRDSERWNSYRD; from the coding sequence ATGATTAATATAAACTGTGGCTATTTGCCGCCTATAGTAAATGATCTTGCTATTGAAAACCGTGAACTGATATTTGATTCAATTCGTATCCAAGTCCCAGCTCCTAATGTTGAACAGTTAAAAATAATGATAGAACGCATGAAAAACGATAGCTCTGAAATTAGTTTAACAGAGATCATAGCTGCTATAGATAAGGCGATCCTTTGTTTATTAGATCGCCAGAATTCCCTTAGAAAGAAATATGAAAAAATACTTCCTATTATTACCGGCTATGATTCAGAAATTCTACGCTTAGCTCTGACTAAATTTTTATTGAATTTTAGGAAACATGAACTCAGGCGCTGGCTAGCTGAAAATTTTGAAAATCCTAATATTTTAGAAGAATTTGTGCCCAGAATGCATGGGGGATATAGTCGCGCTTTTGCTCCACAAATGTGTGCGCATATATGGGCAGGGAATGTGCCTGCCTTACCATTATGGAGTTTAGTCGCTAATTTATTAGTGAAAGGAAAGCTGATTGGAAAAGTATCTTCTAGTGAACCGAGTTTTATTGGCTTATTTTGTCAATTGCTGATTCGAATTGAGCCTAAATTGGCTAATAAATTAGCCATCCTTTCCTGGCAGGGAGGAGATGAGGAGCGTGAACAAACCTTGATTGACTCGTCTGATTGTGTTCTTGCTTATGGAAATAATCAAACCATGGCAGCTATTCAAGCCAAGCTATCACCAGCAAGTCACTTTATTAGCTTTGGGAATAAATTGAGTTTTGGCGTGATTCATCATCAAGTATTAAATGCTGAAAAGGTAAATCATATCGTCCATGAAGCAGCTAAAGCGGTAGTTTATTATGATCAACAAGGATGCTATTCCCCTCAGATTTATTTTGTGGAAGGAGGAGGTCAAGTTTCTCCCAGAGAATTTGCCCTTATGTTAGCAGGAGAATTAAGAGCTTATGAAAAGCGTTATCCACTCAGAAAGTTATCGCTCGAAGAAGCTTACTTACGATCTCAGTGGCGCGAAAAAATCGAATGGCAGGGAGGGTGTGAGATCTTCCCAGCTCACCCTGAGAATTGGCTAGTGACTTATAGCCAAGCATTGACTTTTAGCCCTTCGCCATTGTCTCGCGTGATACAAGTGATTGCTGTAGATCAATGGGAGGATATTGATAATTTACTAGTGAATAAATTATCCATTTTACAGAGCGTAGGGGTAGCAGCTCCTACAGAAAGTTTATTTAAAATGGCTAACCATTGGGGAAAATTAGGGGTTACTCGCGTAACGAGTCTATCTGCGATGATGCAAGTGCATCCAGCTTGGAATTCTGATGGTTATTCCCTACTAAGAGAATTGGTTCGAATAGTAGATATTGACTCAGCTTCTCTTAGAGATTCTGAACGCTGGAATTCCTATAGAGATTAG
- a CDS encoding SDR family oxidoreductase translates to MLAGKVVFISGSSRGIGAAIAKGFAKAGANVVINYRKSEEQARAVAEYCTSQGVQALLAKGDVTKQEGVHQVVKKVLDNFGRLDVLVNNVFSPFQFDAEKRKKVWQLSWEDYQRQLEGGLKATCLLTQAVLDTMMKNNSGSIINMVSNLVADPVVPYADYITTKAGIVGYTKSMAKDLGVFNIRVNGVAPGLVYPTDSTKTTKEILKEKIIESTPLARMVQVDDVVGPVLFLASDWSRMMTGQILYVDGGLVMQG, encoded by the coding sequence TTGCTGGCTGGAAAAGTTGTTTTCATTAGTGGATCAAGTCGAGGAATTGGGGCTGCAATAGCAAAAGGATTTGCCAAAGCAGGCGCTAATGTCGTCATTAATTATCGCAAAAGTGAAGAACAAGCAAGAGCGGTGGCAGAATATTGTACCTCTCAAGGCGTTCAAGCTCTTCTCGCTAAGGGAGATGTTACAAAACAAGAAGGGGTTCATCAAGTTGTTAAAAAAGTATTAGATAATTTCGGTCGTCTTGACGTTTTAGTAAATAATGTCTTTTCTCCTTTTCAATTCGATGCCGAGAAAAGGAAGAAAGTTTGGCAGCTTTCTTGGGAAGACTATCAAAGGCAGCTGGAAGGGGGCTTAAAAGCAACTTGTCTACTCACCCAAGCGGTTTTAGACACTATGATGAAAAATAATTCAGGCAGTATCATTAATATGGTATCTAATTTGGTTGCTGATCCTGTTGTCCCCTATGCGGATTACATCACTACTAAGGCCGGCATTGTTGGTTATACGAAAAGCATGGCTAAGGACTTAGGTGTCTTTAATATTAGGGTGAATGGTGTAGCACCAGGTTTGGTCTATCCAACAGATTCAACTAAAACAACGAAAGAAATATTGAAAGAAAAGATTATTGAATCAACTCCTTTAGCTCGAATGGTTCAAGTCGATGATGTAGTTGGTCCAGTATTATTTTTAGCTTCAGATTGGAGTAGGATGATGACCGGTCAAATATTATACGTTGATGGTGGCTTAGTCATGCAGGGTTAA
- a CDS encoding rhomboid family intramembrane serine protease → MRRKAYITYALLAIQIIIYLLMEVTGSSLSISTLLHFGAKENALIAIYGQYWRLITPIFVHIGFSHLLFNSITLWYLGSEVEGIIGSWRFLFIYLYSGIMGNLFSYQFSTSVSAGASTALFGLFAFFLAMRYLNPHDRYFQAMGYQYQTLIILNIVMNLFMANVDMSGHIGGIIGGFLATLIITNNPKHRLSSILLSILVYSVIAGIIIANHGAFNTLFIH, encoded by the coding sequence ATGCGAAGAAAAGCTTATATCACCTATGCTTTATTAGCTATTCAAATTATTATTTATCTCTTGATGGAAGTCACGGGATCGAGCCTCAGTATCTCAACCCTCCTGCATTTTGGCGCTAAGGAGAATGCTTTAATAGCAATCTATGGGCAATACTGGCGCTTAATTACGCCAATTTTTGTTCATATCGGTTTTTCTCATCTCTTATTCAATTCCATTACTCTCTGGTATTTAGGGAGTGAGGTGGAAGGGATTATTGGTTCCTGGCGCTTTTTGTTTATCTATCTTTATTCGGGAATTATGGGGAACTTATTTAGTTACCAATTCTCAACGAGCGTTTCAGCAGGAGCCAGTACGGCACTATTTGGCTTGTTTGCTTTCTTCTTAGCCATGCGCTATCTCAACCCTCATGACCGCTATTTTCAGGCCATGGGCTACCAATACCAGACCCTAATTATCTTGAATATTGTTATGAATTTGTTCATGGCCAATGTAGATATGTCAGGGCATATTGGGGGCATTATCGGTGGTTTCTTAGCCACCCTCATTATCACCAATAACCCTAAACACCGTCTAAGCAGTATCCTCTTATCAATTCTTGTTTATTCAGTGATTGCTGGTATAATTATTGCGAATCATGGGGCCTTTAATACCCTATTTATACATTAG